In a genomic window of Gossypium arboreum isolate Shixiya-1 chromosome 9, ASM2569848v2, whole genome shotgun sequence:
- the LOC108455143 gene encoding E3 ubiquitin-protein ligase MPSR1-like has product MADTHAQTRQPRQLVYVVFQIGNGEAVGDNKPGPVPASKASIEAMPRIKVEETGKDCCICLEEFEVDEEGREMPCKHVFHSGCIEKWLEIHGTCPICRFLMPTETAENEGDDSDGGHRRLEGGEINGLEYLHSALAFASLANMMGMADLGWGSNQPGSG; this is encoded by the coding sequence ATGGCGGATACTCATGCCCAAACCCGACAGCCTCGCCAACTTGTTTACGTAGTTTTCCAAATTGGCAATGGTGAAGCCGTCGGTGATAATAAACCTGGGCCAGTGCCAGCTTCCAAGGCTTCTATAGAAGCAATGCCAAGGATAAAAGTGGAAGAGACTGGTAAAGATTGTTGTATTTGTTTGGAAGAATTTGAAGTTGATGAAGAAGGAAGGGAGATGCCATGTAAGCATGTGTTTCATTCAGGTTGTATTGAGAAGTGGTTGGAGATCCATGGGACTTGCCCGATTTGTCGATTTTTGATGCCAACTGAGACGGCTGAAAACGAAGGCGACGACAGTGATGGTGGTCACCGAAGATTGGAAGGTGGGGAAATTAATGGTTTGGAATATTTACATTCGGCTTTAGCATTTGCGAGCTTGGCTAATATGATGGGTATGGCGGATTTGGGTTGGGGTTCCAATCAACCTGGTTCAGGTTGA